CGGCGGGACCCGTATGTGTCGAGCTGAAAAGCATCGGTGGATGGTCCCTTGCGTTTGTTGTCGTTCCGCCGGGAAACGGATGCGCGCGGGGGTCTTGGCATGCGCACTGACTTGACCTGGGTACGGGTTCATTGTATATTTTTTCGGGCTTTTCGTCCGCGTATTACCGTCAGGAACGAGTGAGGGAACGGGATTCCCTTTGAAAAACGAACCTTCGAGATGTATTTCAGAAGCTTCCAAAATGGCGTCCAAGCCCCCACTCCCTTTGGAAGCTCCTTTCACCATCGGCGTATTGATTCCTGTTTACAACAACGTTTCCACAGTGGCCGGCGTGGTCGAGGGATGCCTGAAGCACCTTTCCGCGGCGATGGTGGTGGATGACGGAAGCACGGACGGCAGCGGTAACGAGGCTGCGCACTATCCGGTTATCCTGGTTTCCCATCCCCGGAATCTGGGAAAGGGATCAGCTATCCGAACCGGTCTCGAACAAGCGTCCCGGTTGAACTGGACCCACGTCGTCGTGCTGGACGCCGATGGGCAGCACGATCCGGAGGACCTTCCGAATTTCCTCTGTTTGGCGCGGGAACACCCAAAAGCGATGATCGTCGGATATCGGGATTTTGACGATCCTTGTACGCCGGCTCGAAGCCGTATCGGCCGGGACGTCAGTGCATTCTGGATGCGAAGGCAGACGGGCGTGGACCTTCACGATTGCCAGTGCGGGTTCCGGGTCTATCCCATCGCGGAGACATTGGCCGTCGGAACGAAGTGGCGGCGCTACGAATTCGAAGTGGAAAGCCTCGTGAAAGGGCTATGGGCGGGAGTCGCCTTGATGGAGACACCGATTCGAACGCACTATGGCGAGGCGACGGAAACGTCCAGCTTCAGGCCGTTTTGGGACAATGCGCGCTTTTCGTGGTTCAATTTCATCTACACCATCCGTGTGCTTTTGCCGCGGTTTCGTGCAAGACCGTTGATGGTAAGAAGGAAGACGGAACCGCCTCGGCTCGGGACTGCGTCG
The sequence above is drawn from the Deltaproteobacteria bacterium genome and encodes:
- a CDS encoding glycosyltransferase family 2 protein; the protein is MASKPPLPLEAPFTIGVLIPVYNNVSTVAGVVEGCLKHLSAAMVVDDGSTDGSGNEAAHYPVILVSHPRNLGKGSAIRTGLEQASRLNWTHVVVLDADGQHDPEDLPNFLCLAREHPKAMIVGYRDFDDPCTPARSRIGRDVSAFWMRRQTGVDLHDCQCGFRVYPIAETLAVGTKWRRYEFEVESLVKGLWAGVALMETPIRTHYGEATETSSFRPFWDNARFSWFNFIYTIRVLLPRFRARPLMVRRKTEPPRLGTASERRSASKVTPPSDRAVAAGMGAFFRFVAFPGSFRRLVDFFSRRLHLSRQLLEWGGGVSSIPQVLLPGAAILGFGLLLFLLMNDLRLPRISTPLSLMFNLASFVVYGLIGAGCAGIVTGLFVGSNAYRAARKEAHDSR